In Treponema sp. J25, a single genomic region encodes these proteins:
- a CDS encoding response regulator transcription factor, with the protein MPITKILLVEDHPIFSKGLASLIEAQPTYKVVGEARNCKEAIEAIYRTDPDILVLDLNLKGENGLDLIQDLQSIHPKLPILVLSMYEERYYAERVLRAGARGYIMKAEAGDTILEAIRTVLAGKIWLSEAEKARLSEYLTHPVHMTTSNDKFASLSRLSNRELEIFTLIGKGFGTIEIARRLNISTKTIDTHKEHLKEKLHCKNSQELRQLAIEWLSFSAYSET; encoded by the coding sequence ATGCCTATAACAAAGATTTTACTGGTAGAAGATCATCCCATTTTCAGTAAGGGCCTTGCCTCTCTTATAGAAGCCCAGCCTACCTATAAGGTTGTGGGAGAAGCCCGGAATTGTAAAGAGGCAATAGAAGCGATTTATCGAACCGATCCGGATATTCTTGTGCTCGATTTAAATCTAAAAGGAGAGAATGGTTTAGATCTCATTCAGGATTTACAGTCAATTCATCCTAAGTTGCCTATATTGGTTCTTTCCATGTACGAAGAACGCTACTATGCAGAACGGGTTCTAAGGGCCGGTGCCCGCGGCTATATTATGAAGGCTGAAGCGGGAGACACAATTTTAGAAGCTATTCGGACTGTCTTGGCTGGTAAAATCTGGCTGAGTGAGGCTGAAAAGGCCCGACTCAGTGAGTATCTTACTCATCCTGTTCATATGACTACAAGTAATGATAAGTTTGCATCCCTTTCCCGGCTTTCTAATCGAGAACTAGAGATTTTCACTCTTATAGGAAAAGGGTTTGGAACTATCGAAATAGCTCGGCGATTGAACATTAGCACTAAAACCATCGATACCCATAAGGAACATCTTAAAGAAAAACTACACTGCAAAAATTCTCAAGAACTGCGACAGTTAGCTATTGAATGGCTCTCCTTTTCTGCCTATTCGGAAACGTAA